A genomic region of Desulfosarcina ovata subsp. ovata contains the following coding sequences:
- a CDS encoding DUF120 domain-containing protein produces MHKKTKINETMTISGRIQSGVGKGSFFTSLDWVVQQCEDKLGYAPFPGTLNIRVRDEDVPKLQHFLAKTDAELVPEDRSFCAAPVKKVMIKGVPAAVVLPTEDVRIHEDRILEIISPHSFKQSFGLHDGDQISIIGKTTIIKK; encoded by the coding sequence ATGCATAAAAAAACGAAAATTAACGAGACCATGACCATATCGGGACGTATCCAAAGCGGGGTCGGCAAAGGCTCCTTTTTCACATCGCTGGATTGGGTCGTTCAACAGTGTGAAGACAAACTGGGCTATGCACCGTTTCCAGGTACCCTCAACATACGGGTACGCGATGAAGACGTTCCCAAACTGCAGCACTTTTTGGCGAAAACGGACGCCGAACTCGTCCCTGAAGATCGTTCGTTTTGTGCCGCGCCGGTTAAGAAAGTGATGATCAAAGGCGTTCCGGCGGCGGTGGTCCTGCCGACCGAGGATGTCCGCATTCATGAAGATCGGATTCTCGAAATCATTTCACCGCACAGTTTCAAGCAATCTTTTGGCCTTCACGATGGCGACCAGATCAGTATCATCGGCAAAACCACAATTATAAAAAAGTGA
- a CDS encoding HAD family hydrolase — translation MLLDPKTIACMIFDLDGTLIDSIPPYFRLLEGIFDTLGLPQPALALKKEFITTGPAVFEKMIPPEMVADRDAMIRQCLDVGRRISRDMFRDTVDGFPDVKRLFDLLVRHDIRIGIVTTTEREFIERKLLPLKRIGVAAAVDAIVAIEDAPRRKPAPDPLLVCARQLSVNPEHCVYVGDSYVDIRAGCSAGMKTIAVLSGLDDFDTLDRERPTVIVQNIAAIWRTLDEYFSCPNNHEKSGEYLYHA, via the coding sequence ATGCTGCTTGACCCAAAAACGATTGCCTGCATGATATTTGATCTGGACGGAACCCTGATCGACTCCATCCCGCCTTATTTCCGCCTGCTGGAAGGCATTTTTGACACCCTGGGTTTGCCGCAACCCGCGCTTGCCTTGAAAAAGGAGTTTATTACTACCGGGCCGGCGGTGTTTGAAAAAATGATTCCTCCGGAAATGGTTGCTGACCGGGACGCGATGATCCGCCAGTGCCTGGACGTGGGGCGGCGGATATCCCGCGATATGTTCCGTGACACGGTCGATGGGTTTCCTGATGTCAAGCGTTTGTTTGATCTGCTGGTTCGTCATGACATCCGCATCGGAATTGTCACCACGACCGAAAGAGAGTTTATCGAAAGAAAACTCCTGCCCTTGAAAAGAATCGGTGTTGCCGCGGCCGTCGATGCCATTGTTGCCATTGAAGATGCGCCCCGGCGCAAGCCGGCCCCGGATCCCTTGCTCGTTTGTGCGCGGCAGCTTTCCGTCAACCCCGAGCATTGTGTCTATGTCGGCGATTCTTATGTGGACATCCGCGCCGGCTGCAGCGCGGGGATGAAAACCATCGCCGTTCTCAGTGGCCTGGATGATTTCGATACGCTTGACAGAGAAAGGCCGACAGTAATCGTTCAGAACATCGCCGCCATATGGCGCACTTTGGATGAGTATTTCTCTTGTCCGAATAACCATGAGAAAAGCGGGGAATACCTCTACCATGCATAA